ATGAATTCAATCCAATCGTGTACTGACCTCAGTTCGCATgcgtaattataaaattaaactgCCTTAAAAACAAAGTTCTATCTCTACTTGCGCTATCTTTCTAACGTGCACCTAAATTACAAGTCGCAATAAACAACTGACTCACGGAAATACagatactatttatttattgttatataatAGTCACTTTTAAgattaatatttttacattatatattatgcGAGTTATACTCTTTGAGGCCTCTTAATCGATGAAGATGTTTGAAGATATTAATGTATATTTTCCTTTCGTGTGGTTCACGGTAAGTCAGTAGTCAAGCAACAGCCTACCCTACACTACTGCTACAGATATGGTAAGATTGGTAAGATATAGAATAACTACCGTCGTCATTGCTATAGACGTCCTGCACGCGACTCTCTCCGCCGCTTATATTCGCTATCTCACCTTTCTGCTTCTTAGCTTTAattaacaacaaacaacaattaCAGTCAACATACAATAAtcatgatttctttacattctAACACGATGAACTCAGCTCACATCGTGAGCCGAACATCCATAGTTAAACATGTAAACACATCTTACATCAACTAACTTGATGATCATGATCATAACGCGTAGGTAATTGTTTGAAAGTTAAAACTAACTTCACGAGcattatgataaaaataactGAGCAGTCAAACAAGAATATTATCTGTCGAATTAAATCGAACCCCTTAACCGTACAATCACAGATACACAGAAATCACCATGTGTAAATTAACCCTTTACCAAAAGTAACCAACAGGAATATAATGTTGACATGATGCAGACAGCGTTGCAATGTCTTGAAAGTCGATGACGCCACTACTACTTCGCGGGCGATGCATCGCTGCTACACATCAGCCAATCAAAATCAAGCATCGGATACTGTTTGGTTGTATCTACAATTAACATAAACGTTGAAAGAAATCTCAAAGTTAACTTACAAGTACAGTTATTCGACGGGGTCGTCAGAAAGTTAaattcgtacatacatacatacataggtataatatacatacatactatcATATCGTTGAAGTTTAACGGATTTCACTCCCAAAAAAGCCACCCGGCAATCAAACAAACGCGATTATACAGTGACAAATAATCACTGATGTTTGGTCAACTCACCATTGTTAGCTGTCTTCGCTGTTTTCTCATCTACAGGATTGTAAGAGAGCCCATAGAAGGGATCCTCAGATCCAAATAGCTGTAAAGGCCCAAACAATGTACAAATTAGAAAAAGAAAGGAAACGGTCGCTGCAAATACCAACTAAGTAACGTGTAACGTTACTACTCGTAATGTTTACCATGTCACGTTACACAATTTTGGATGTTTTACTAATCAAAAAATACAGGGTCAAAAATATTTGGACCTCAATCTGAAAAATAAAGTCCTGTTCAGTtctattaaaaattttgaagaaTCCTCTGATTGTAATTTATATTCGGTGACATCTACTATGGATAACCATTACAATAATCCTTTATAAATCTTATATTACATAATCGTGTGATGGATGTTGTCGAGAAGGAATGTGAGACATCATGGAAAGTCCAATCGCTGGTTCGTCAGTCTATGGACAATGCAGAAatcagtattatttttatatttaatcaatTATTCAAGTTCCTCAGAGTGCAGATTTAAAAATCCCGCCCCTCGTATCGAGCAAACAGAAATTACGCAGTTTGTTTGGTACAAAGCAGTACCTATCGATAAATTGTGTTATATCACCAGTAGTTCATATTACGCATTGTTGGTTGTATGTGTGAGTGGCCAgacggcggcgcgcggcggcgtgtGGCCCCGCACGCTCTCTCAACACGTTGCCTGCAACGTGACTCGGTGGGCGCAGGGGTGCCAACCTCACTGCTATACCGTCAATGTTTACATCGGCTTTGCGTTCGTGTGCGTGTCGCGGCTGTCAATACCGGTCTCCGACAACCGCACCACTCTCAAACGCTATAGAAGGGGCAGTTTTAACCTTTTAACACGCACTACGCTGTGAggaaaattttgaaataaatgttaTTGCGAACTTAATTTCCTTAATTTTCTTGGAGCAACGACCCAaaatagttgatatcaagcacTGAGATGTGTTTTAGCGGTACTAACCGctagaaaaggaaaaatagaaCGCACCTAAAGAGTGGTGTAATAATACACATAGGTTGTGAAATATAGGAATAAGTAAATaggaaatgaataaataaatatctgctGCGTAGAAAGTTGTCCCAAGTCCAAGATCACTGTAATACCGGTGTAGTATGGAACGCGAGTCATTTAACTCCTAAAATTAAATGTCAACATTAAACCACTGAACTTCGAGTTGGCGTGAGGATCATAATAAATTGACTTTAAAATCTTTatgatgaaggaaaacacccTGAGAAAACCTTAAGcttgagaaaaaaatatgtatttttggtGGTACATATACATTTTGCGATTGGCCTGGTTATCTCTCCGGGTTCAAAAGTCAGTCAATCAGAGAAAGAAAATGGAGCccgaaataaaataatgataagCCTAGGGGATGATGTTAGGGAAATGTTGAAAGTATACTTACGCCCATTAAAGTATTCGTGTCGAGAGCATACGCATCGCTCCGAAGCATCTCCCTCAATGAGTCAAGGTCTGTTTGCATTGAGTCTAAGTGATCATCGATGTCTCCCCTGAAACATTCATCATtgaaaataaagtaacaaataGAATTAGGGGTTTCAtcacttataaaattattagttatatttgttatattacaGTGGAATACAGCTATATGAACCTATATAAGTATGTTTTCgtagtaaaatataattatagtatcTTGTTGATTACAACATGATTACAAATCTAAATCGTATTTTTACCTACTACTACTATGTGCACTATATTATAGTGCTAGAATATGAAATCTGTCTAAAATTAGTGTACAATTAACATTAGGAGAGAGTTATGGCGTTTATTAGCTGCGTTCGGAATGGGCTGGCAGTAGTTAGTTTTGCCGGCGAGCCAAGAAACACAAggtaactctgaatcatccttctgtACACAAGAGTTCAACTGAGGTCAAAGTCAAGGCAATCCCATTATATACCATACGTCTTTAGAATGTTGAAAATTATTTGCATGTACCAAATAAATACgtctaaataattatgtaaccatTGGATGATCATACAAATCATCTCATTCCAATTGTCATTACTATtataaatcttaattaaaaagtaattcaaCAATGTTGGTCTATTATAGATACTTATCGACTTTTTTcaatatatgtacatattatgATCAAGCAGTAACAATTAATGAATGCATTTCCCTAggcatataattatgtattaatagatatacttagataccaataaatatttttaataggcCACAACTTTAATAACTTAGCTTAATATCATTATAAGACGTACTTGTTGTTATTAGTTCCAAATAGAGAAGAGTATTCCTCTCGATTTTTGCCGATGTTACTCCTATTCctgaatattaaaatataccatGTCATACACAAATAATAAACTGCATTTATATTGCTGCATTGCAACTGTCACCTCATGAGAAGGTAATAATTACAaagacaataaaattataagatTGTAGTagccttttttatatttaaggaATATAGGAAGACATTCTCATTAATGTGATATAATATCAGCTAGCCAAATCAATTTACTTACACTGACGGGTATCTATTGACGCCAGGATTGTTGTTAACTGTGGCCAAAGTCATATTGTTCCAATCCAGATCATCCTGAAGTTCGGTCTTAATGTCCTCCAGGTTCAGATTGGTTGTATTGTCTTTCTGTGTTTTCTTTGATTTCTTTGACTTGTTGCTTGGGTTAGGTTTCTCCAACTTTATATTGATACCACCAAGCATTTTGTCCTTTGTGGCAGCCAAAAGAGCTTCAGAGCCTAGGACATCCTGCAGCAGTGTGTCGTCGGAAGCCGCCACTCCAGCATCGCTCACTGAGTCATCGCTAGCGAATATTTCAGCTGGAAGCCTCAGATCAGCTGATGGCGTAAAGTTGCTTGGTGATAGCAGATTTCTTACACCTTGTGGTACTTTGTTGACATTGTTCCGCGCCTTAGATCTCGAGGGTCCAGGAGACATGGAGACCACATTCGTGATCACCGGCTGATCAATCGGCGACGTAGGCATTGCTATGTTAGGAGAAGGTGAGGCGACCATTGGTACCTCTACCTCAATAGTGCGCAACAAACCATTATTATTGGCTGAGTAAACGGGATATTTCTGTCTCGTGCCATCTgcaattatgtaattaaaattaaaaatagtctATATTAATTTTTCCAAAAGAGAGAAAATAACATATCAACACTGTTTACCTGCTTCTGCATCATCTCCATCCTCCATGGTAACATGGTACTGTAGGGATGATGAGGGATCAACAGGACTATGACCAGCTCCAGAATTTGATCCTGGAGATATATTGTTCATGAAAGTTGCAGCATTGACCGAATCTTGAGATACTTCATTGTGCATCAGGTCATCATGAGCCAATTCATGGATAGTAGGTCCATCCtcctggaaaaaataaattattacgatATCTTGACAAAACTTGATACATTCAGTCATTTCAAAATGGGCTGTGCAACTTACTAAGTTATCCTCATTTAATTCTTCCAACAGATCTTTGTCCAATTTTACATTCTTCAATCTGCCTGGATATTGGTCTCCTGCATTATGAGCTGCATTGTTAATCATCAACTGGTATGGCCTCTTCACTCCAACATTGTTGACATTAGGATTTGGAGGCCTTGCTGGTTGTACCAAAGACATCAAGAATTGGATGAgctgaaataaaaattatgacgTGAGCACTATTAGccaaatgtcaaaataaattgtaataaatacttacattattaaCAATCTGCTGCTGTTTGATGTGCTTCTGCCGCAGGATGGCGACTTCCCTCCACAGAGCCTCATTCTCTTGCTTCATGGCGCTAAACTTAGCGTCAAGACTTTCCTGTTTACCTTTCATCTGCTTCACATCTGCTAGTACTTTATTCATCAACTCGGGTTTCAACAGAATTTTCTCACCACTTTCGTTACTTGTTACAATTGATTTTGGATTAGCAATCTTCCTTTTAATGTGCTCCAATAGATAGGCATGTCCTCTCATAAAACATGGATGGGAAAATTCAATTTCATCTTTCTCATATCTTAAACCACCATTTTCAACTGAAGTGATCTTGTGAAAGCCATACATGTTCAACTGCCGAATAAAGCTTGCCATATTGTTGTGTTTATAATATAAAGGTAATAGTTCTCTTGCAAAATCTGCTTGGTTCTTTATCACAAATGTTTTCCCTCCCTGAAAACACAGTAGTAATCTCACAATAACATTGattttcaaatctatacttGATAGCAAGATTTTCAAAATGATGTGAGATGCCAATAATAAGCAGGCTAACACAACTTAATTTTTACCATAATACTGATTTAATTGGAAGTTTTTTGTTGCCAATTAGTTCTCATGACCTTGTGAAACCCATACCAATTTTTTAAGTTGTTGATCAATCAAAACTAATTAAGTTTCGTTTTTTATTGATTGTTCCCAAAACTcttccataaaaaaataaaaatttcgttttttgatAGGCtgtaattcaaaatatatttttcattttctcttAATATGCTTAACTTATAAGATTCATTtctgtaattataatttataaaaaaaatattcttttgaaATCAATTATGTACATGTTTACCCACATAGATACACAAAGTTCAACTAACAGCAAAAATAAAGAGATGGGTAATATTAAAAACTCTATATTTTatcggcagtgagacgtggccgcttactatgggtctcgtgaggaggctcggtgtcgctcagcgggcaatggagagagctatgctcggtatttccctgctggatcgaatcagaaatgaggagatccgcaggagaactaaagtcaccgacatagctcggagaattgcaaagctgaagtggcagtgggcaggacacatagcgaggagaaccgatggccgatggggcggaaaggttctggagtggcgaccacgtgtcggacgacgctcagtgggtaggcccgctacaaggtggaccgacgatctggtgaaggtcgcgggaagccgctggatgcgggcagcgcaggaccgatcgtcgtggagatccttgggggaggcctatgcccagcagtgggcgtcatacggctgatgatgatgatgatgattgtatttaaaatataatttgagtATACCAagaactatatttatttatttgcttgaaGGTTGTAAaccccagatgccttttaaaatccaaatcgcattgtttaactattgcatCGGGAAATAAGGGCTTTGCAAGATTAGGCTtaaatacaacatacataataaattGCTTCCAATAGGATATATACTTATAAGATACTTAGGTATATTGTAATAAGCATACATGATATAAAATCAATGACCTAGCTCAATACAAAACACTTGTCCTATGAGGAATCAATGGTGTGCCAAGGCCTTGAAGAATCAATCAATATAATCTAGAAATGTTAGTACATGTAGGCACAtaacagtaggtaggtacatcaaGAATGTGAATTCACTTTTTCTTATGATTCAACATATCTATGTGAAAGTCTACAATTTGGTTTCTAAACCAAAAATTTGTAAAAGGTAATCAATAACGAACATTGTTAAACCAATGGAAAGTTTTGTTCATAATCAAAATACATCAGCACCATAGCAACAACATACTGAACCTATCCTCCAACATCAGATTTACTTTTACTAATTTAATATGCCTACTTATATGAATTATAGTATATTGCGCAAAAGGCAAATAGTccaataataacaatacaagAGTTCATGATGATCCATGTGCAGTATATAAGTAGCATACGACTATGTTACTAAATCCGTGTCAACAGCCGTGAGCCGTAAGCATGGTATAAAACGTGACCatgttaactatttatttatcaagtttcacaGATGGTATCAAACCGAGACTTTTTAGGTTGTTTTGATTTCTACTTTATGCCAATTCTAGAATATCGTCTCACACGCAACTAAATACcaattttgcaataaaattacaaaaacaaacgagttaaaaatacttacaggACTCCAAGAAATCAAATTATTGGTTTCAGAATCATTGACCAATTTCCACAGTTTTCCCAAAAAGGCAGGGACTGTAGCCCCTATTTCCACTACTGACCGCATTTTGTAAAATCGAATATGTACAATTCACACTACAAATCTCAGTAATTTCCAAGTTTCAAGAGATATTTCACAAAAATCTGTAGTACTATTCACAATTCGCCATTAAACACAAACACATTCACAAATTGTGACGTATACGAGCAGCCGCCACAAACAACACGCACACATGCAAAGCTTCTGCCAACATAAGAATTGATTGTCGCGTTCATAAAACGATATTTTTTATGTTcactgttttattattatttaattttaaaaaaactattatttaaataattaccatTGAAGACAGGTAGGTATTCTACCCAGTATTTTAATAATTGGTAATTTCCCatttttaactatttatttacgCTCCCTAGTGTACATCTGTATATAAATGGGCAGTCTaccgattttgtttttttaatagggAATTTTCCCAGACTACTGGATAGCAAACTGGATAGATTTACAACATATCTAAAAAAACGAGCTatcaaaagataaaataaaaaaacagattCAACTCTAACAAACTCTAAATTTTCCATAGATTATTTTTACAATGAATGAGACTTTTTTCTATCTTTGTTATTTATTGGTCTTGCATGTATTCAAGAAAGAGACAAATGCTTTTGAATGGTTTCAaaaacattcattcattttcttTTCATTCATTTCTACCGTTTAATCTGCATAGAACGAATTTTGTCAATAGGCGCCAtattgtttaatgatatatGACAATTGTAATGGCCTGTGATTCGTTAGCGGTGACGGCCATCTTTAACGGCCATTTATATCGGCCGGCCTGTCAAAAATTCGACTGAAACTGTGTGATCGAGTGAAATGTATTTGTGCCTATCCTCTCCACTTTATCTTGTAATACAAAGCCCAGTGAATCTTCTCGCATGCCTTTTCTTTCGTAGAAAATATATCTCGAGTACTGTGTTTGTACAAGTTCGTGGCAGTAAAAAGTTTTAGTAAGTAGTTGAACTCAAAAACTaagttaatttaaaagataCACTAAAAAGTGAACTTTCGGAGCTCTTTGTGTATAAATCGCATATCAAAGAAGAGTTTGCCTCCGATCCTTGCTTTgcacaaaaaatattgtaatttttttttaaaaatatgtcATTTAATAACTAATATCTCACATTTTTTAATCCTACGAAACAAACTCTAACTTAAAAAGTGGTTATTAGGTGTTGTTTCCGGGTTCAGTATTATTTTCTACAGATTTCACGTTTATCTGGGACtttgaaataggtaattacttgTTCCGAAGTCACCGGATCCTGGTAATAAGACCCTATCTTTTAAACATCCCGCTCCTGTAGATTACGCCGCCTGAAGCGTAGTCACTTTGCGAagtgaaattaaattattttaaaaaatcaacTGTCATGTATCATTAGACCAATCAAACTAAACGTTCGTACTAAAGACGTTCGTCTGATACGTAGTATCCGTAGTATCTCTTATTAATCTGTAGTCTGTATTTCATTTACGGACCGAATATTTATTAGtgtttttcaatttttactgcaGTCATTTTATTACTAAACTGTAGACGTAATAATCGTTTTATTGAGATAAGTGAGTCTTGTCTTCTTAGGACGCAGATATTCGACCGGAGATGGAGgtaacataaaatttatttgaTATATCAACATCATCTTCAATGATTTTGCATGTTTGTCGAATGTTACATATTCATCGTGGTTTTATTTCAGATTGAAATTATAAATGCATCTGGTTCTAAACCACTGGGGAAAATTCAACTTACTGAAAACAATTCGATTAAAGATGTTAAAGTTAAGATACATCAGAAAATCAACAAATCGTTATATCCCGACCGGCAAGCTATTAAGTTAGAGGCTAAGGGGAAAACACTTAAAGATGAAGACTCATTGAAGTCCCTGAATCTCCAGAGCGGTGCCGTGTTGTATGTGAAAGATCTCGGTCCCCAGATTTCATGGAAGAATGTATTTTTAGCTGAGTATGCTGGACCATTGTTTGTGTACTTATGGGTTTACCAGCGGCCATGGATCATCTATGGACCACAGAACACGTCTCCGGGAGCTATTGCCACGTAAGTCATAGCAATACCATGAAtttcttgttattttaaatagaaTTGCTAACTGGTAATAACCATGGATATTTTCACAGGGTAGCAGCAGTTTGTTGGTCAGGTCACTATGCTAAGCGCCTTCTAGAAACGTTATTTGTCCACCGATTTTCTCATGGCACAATGCCTCTACGCAACTTGTTCAGGAACTGTGCATACTACTGGTTGTTCACTCTCTATGTTGCGTACCACATCAACCATCCACTCTACACTGCTCCATGTAATACCTGCTTCTACGTGGGTCTTGCCGGTTTTATCGTAAGTGTTTCGTAATTACTTGCATCATTATGTCCTTAATTCATTACATGGACATAAGTTCTTAAATTAAATGTGATATTCATTATGGATGGAAGTTAAAAATGTTGACCTTTATACCTATACTAAATACAAAAACCTATTTACAGTACAATTTTTCTACTGTACATATCAATAAAAAACATACTAAATATAGTACAAATCATGGCTCATAAAGTATGTGTATGGTAGGTTTGTTAACATGACTTCGACCTTGTATTAAACAAAGTCCAATGAATTGGTATTAGTTATGAAGTAAATGGCAGTGGTTTTATAATGAATAAGCAAAATTAATATTTCTACTTGTATCTTAGACATTATTTTATGCTTATGCTTTGGCATGCtacttcaaattaaaataattaggttCATCATTTGGAAAATGGAACTAGTGGATACCTACTATAGGTACTTGTAACTTCATTATTAAATAATGATTGTTAATTATAGTCTATTTGTAATTCCAGTTCTGTGAATTGGGTAACTTGAGCATCCACATTCTGCTGAAGAACCTGCGTCCGCCAGGCACTAAGGTCCGCAAGATTCCCGTCCCTGATGGCAACCCCTTCTCCCGGCTCTTCAACTTTGTCTCCTGCCCCAACTATACTTACGAATTTGGATCTTGGCTCTTCTTTACCATCATGACCAAATGCGCCCCAGGTAAGTTGTTTTCTTACACAATTTCTGcagtatttaaaatatattaataaatattgtggtaataataatatttcattgaATGGGAGTAAATATGTTTATAGAATTTtccttttctttaaaaaagttataaagCTTAAAATCATTGTtaaagtaggtaatataattattcttCCAAGTAAGGAGCACTGATAAATATTCCAATGTCATGCTTTTGAATAACCCTCGTGAACTGAACATACTTGTAATTTACATAGGTATTTAATGCAAATGCATGCTTTGTGTTGATTAAATTATGATTTTACCCGAATTTAAAATACCTAGTTAGAACTCTGGTGTAACAGTATGTGTATGTAACAATacagcaataaaattaaaaaaaaattagtcaTGAAAAATATAAAGTGTATGTTGTTCAAGTTTCAAATTCGCGTGAAATCGAGACATTAGCCCTGTGCGTGATTCGTGATATGTAGATGCGTGCCGTTCTTACGTTTCTAGTCCCACCTCGCCACCTGTACAAAGCATCATTGCGGAAATTTATTGGAACACGAGATTAAACGTGAATCAACATTCGGTTGATTATTATTTGTATCACTGGACTATATATGAAATCCCGAAATTTTGGAAGGCGAAACTTACACGTATGTGGCTCTTGTACtacataaaatgttatttactttttcaGCGGGCCTGTTCGCCGCAGCTGGCTTCTACCAGATGGCGGTATGGGCAATCGGCAAGCACAGGAACTACAAGAAGGAATTCCCCGATTACCCCAAAGGTCGCAAGGCAATCATTCCTTTCATTCTCTAAATGATTTAAGCGTTAAGCTTAACAAAGAAAGTGTAAACATTATACTTACTCTTGGGGCAATAAATGTTTTGTAAGTTCAACTATTTACTAATGGGTTAGTCATAAATTCGCGACCTATAATATAGGTATGTTGGGtcatttctatttattaacaAATTATCTTAGATTTTCTATTATGAGCtataattttaattgaattaGATTATTTAAGACTGGGATAGTGGGATTAGGTGTTGGATTATCTTTTTATATGTATTAGAATGAATGTTGTGTGGTGTTACTTATCGTTGTATTCAGCTCTTTCGCTTACAATCGACTTATTGTGTTCATATTAGTTACGCTATACATTGTATGTAAGACTTAGCAGAACTCATATTTCTAGGTTCCGACTTTTGATTAATGCCGtactttaatgatttttgttatcaaaaggatgcagttatttttataatttcttaATAATAAGTTGCAGTCGACCCTATCTATTGCATttacgttaaataaaatattttcttaaaaatatgaTACTATTTTATTAGATCGTTCTGCGGGTCTATGTGAACAAGGTTAGACAATGTCGGGAGCGGTTATTTAATGGATGGGTGACTGTTTTGTAGTTTTTGGTTTAGTCAGTGCTTCCGAGGCCGCGTATTATGTAGCTACCTAGCATGCACGGTTATGGTGTAGGTGAGTTTCTGTACGTAGAATCTCAACCCGCCATAATccacaatggagcagcgtgacTAAGTTCTTCAACACCGGTTGATTAAGGAGAGATCTGTGCCCATGCTATGTTTTTTTAACTGTTCAGTGGTGTCTATTCGGATGGACtttacctaattttagtttgacagctcataAATTAGCGCAGTCCTTCACTAACAATACGTGCAAAAAAGAGATGGatctagttttagtcctgtcataTTAAGGATATCAGAACTTATAGAAAAATACCCGATCTCTTCAtaactttttattctaaattagcTCCGGTTTTATCCGAAATCCCAAAATATACAATCAATATATCCATTATgaatgtaagtaatatttattgcCCCTCCGTATGGTCTTCCTTAGTAGGGCGCTGATGTCGAAATTCAGTAGGAGGATGCGGTGGTTCTTCCATACATCGAATTTTGTCCAGAAGACGCTCGTTTTCTTCCTTTAGAGAACAAATCACTTGTTCCTTTTGCTGTAACAAAGAGTAGACACTTGGAAAACAGCGGAAAGATTAAAATGGGCTGCATTCACATAGCTCTataattttgtttctttctaaagTAGCCATCCCTCTGAGTAGATGATAACTGATAAAGGGAAGGCATAAATCTCCAGTAGAGACTCCACGAAAGCGGAGATGCGACGAGAAGAGATgagcaggaatcgaccaataaACGCGAAGGATAAATTGACAGAGCACCTTCTTGATATCTCCCATGATGTCATTGGTCAATCCGCTGTTCTGCTCTCCTCTCCGCTTTGGTTAAACCCATCCTTATGGCAGAGAGCAGAGAAAATACTGTAGACAAGCTCCTCTACCTGATACTTCTGGTTGAACTTCTCGTCCAATTTCTCCCGGTCTTCGGTCACGTGTTTCAACTTAGCCCTGGCGGTCGAGGGTGGCACGTAGCGCGCAGACAGACCTAGGATCGATTCCATTTGGAAACAGCGCGTGCGCGTCGACTTGAGCTCTGTGCGCAAGTTGTTAATCTCCGACAGAAGGGTGCAGTTTTCCTGGAATTTATCAGATCATTAAATTAGTCAAAAGACGAAGGGTCTTGTTTTAAATCCAGACTAGCAGAATAACGAGATGTTGTGCTGCTTCTTTTGaaagttgtttttcttttatcgtTCCAAAGACTGTAACGTTTTTCATTCACCAAAGATGATAAAATAGTtgaaattttcataatttacttTCTGATCCGTGGATGACCATATAAAAGTCACCTAAGGTACAGAACCCGACAGGGTTCGAATCATTATAAAAACTATACTTATACTCGTAGTatgaaaaaagtaaaactactcTACACGACTTGATCTTACATCCATAATTTTGTTGATATCTCCCTTGGAGCCGCTGACAGCCCTCGATAGCTGTAACCTGACTGAGGCCAGCTGCTTCTCCAAATGATCTCGTTGTCGATTGAACTCTCGAATCGCTTCGTCCTCCGCCAAGCGGCTGCGCACAAAATCTATATCCTCGACATATTTGTGGAATAGAGCCTGTAAAGCGGAATGGAGCAAATTAGATCCGCTGATACTGCCTTTCGttactttttcatttatttgggATATCAAAGAACGttattgataattataatgtttttatatacacttacttttacattcaGC
The Pectinophora gossypiella chromosome 2, ilPecGoss1.1, whole genome shotgun sequence genome window above contains:
- the LOC126375955 gene encoding heat shock factor protein isoform X9 — translated: MRSVVEIGATVPAFLGKLWKLVNDSETNNLISWSPGGKTFVIKNQADFARELLPLYYKHNNMASFIRQLNMYGFHKITSVENGGLRYEKDEIEFSHPCFMRGHAYLLEHIKRKIANPKSIVTSNESGEKILLKPELMNKVLADVKQMKGKQESLDAKFSAMKQENEALWREVAILRQKHIKQQQIVNNLIQFLMSLVQPARPPNPNVNNVGVKRPYQLMINNAAHNAGDQYPGRLKNVKLDKDLLEELNEDNLEDGPTIHELAHDDLMHNEVSQDSVNAATFMNNISPGSNSGAGHSPVDPSSSLQYHVTMEDGDDAEADGTRQKYPVYSANNNGLLRTIEVEVPMVASPSPNIAMPTSPIDQPVITNVVSMSPGPSRSKARNNVNKVPQGVRNLLSPSNFTPSADLRLPAEIFASDDSVSDAGVAASDDTLLQDVLGSEALLAATKDKMLGGINIKLEKPNPSNKSKKSKKTQKDNTTNLNLEDIKTELQDDLDWNNMTLATVNNNPGVNRYPSVNRSNIGKNREEYSSLFGTNNNKGDIDDHLDSMQTDLDSLREMLRSDAYALDTNTLMGLFGSEDPFYGLSYNPVDEKTAKTANNDTTKQYPMLDFDWLMCSSDASPAK
- the LOC126375955 gene encoding heat shock factor protein isoform X4 — translated: MRSVVEIGATVPAFLGKLWKLVNDSETNNLISWSPGGKTFVIKNQADFARELLPLYYKHNNMASFIRQLNMYGFHKITSVENGGLRYEKDEIEFSHPCFMRGHAYLLEHIKRKIANPKSIVTSNESGEKILLKPELMNKVLADVKQMKGKQESLDAKFSAMKQENEALWREVAILRQKHIKQQQIVNNLIQFLMSLVQPARPPNPNVNNVGVKRPYQLMINNAAHNAGDQYPGRLKNVKLDKDLLEELNEDNLEDGPTIHELAHDDLMHNEVSQDSVNAATFMNNISPGSNSGAGHSPVDPSSSLQYHVTMEDGDDAEADGTRQKYPVYSANNNGLLRTIEVEVPMVASPSPNIAMPTSPIDQPVITNVVSMSPGPSRSKARNNVNKVPQGVRNLLSPSNFTPSADLRLPAEIFASDDSVSDAGVAASDDTLLQDVLGSEALLAATKDKMLGGINIKLEKPNPSNKSKKSKKTQKDNTTNLNLEDIKTELQDDLDWNNMTLATVNNNPGVNRYPSVNRSNIGKNREEYSSLFGTNNNKGDIDDHLDSMQTDLDSLREMLRSDAYALDTNTLMGTDEPAIGLSMMSHIPSRQHPSHDYLFGSEDPFYGLSYNPVDEKTAKTANNAEGNQLISYTGNIPDFDDISMPELEAEGADTCPSPLPGGSELNTPLVETRSPSYMLRP
- the LOC126375955 gene encoding heat shock factor protein isoform X7 — its product is MRSVVEIGATVPAFLGKLWKLVNDSETNNLISWSPGGKTFVIKNQADFARELLPLYYKHNNMASFIRQLNMYGFHKITSVENGGLRYEKDEIEFSHPCFMRGHAYLLEHIKRKIANPKSIVTSNESGEKILLKPELMNKVLADVKQMKGKQESLDAKFSAMKQENEALWREVAILRQKHIKQQQIVNNLIQFLMSLVQPARPPNPNVNNVGVKRPYQLMINNAAHNAGDQYPGRLKNVKLDKDLLEELNEDNLEDGPTIHELAHDDLMHNEVSQDSVNAATFMNNISPGSNSGAGHSPVDPSSSLQYHVTMEDGDDAEADGTRQKYPVYSANNNGLLRTIEVEVPMVASPSPNIAMPTSPIDQPVITNVVSMSPGPSRSKARNNVNKVPQGVRNLLSPSNFTPSADLRLPAEIFASDDSVSDAGVAASDDTLLQDVLGSEALLAATKDKMLGGINIKLEKPNPSNKSKKSKKTQKDNTTNLNLEDIKTELQDDLDWNNMTLATVNNNPGVNRYPSVNRSNIGKNREEYSSLFGTNNNKGDIDDHLDSMQTDLDSLREMLRSDAYALDTNTLMGLFGSEDPFYGLSYNPVDEKTAKTANNAEGNQLISYTGNIPDFDDISMPELEAEGADTCPSPLPGGSELNTPLVETRSPSYMLRP